tctaaactccaatgagtataggcctaaagccatcaaatgctcctcatacgttaaccctttcattccaaaaATCATTCCCCTGAACCTCCAGTAGACTCTCTTCAATggcagcatatcttttcttagaacTGCTCGTAATTCACCAAATACATCTGGAATATTggattcagttctggttgcccattacaggaaggatttggtttaccaggatgctgcctggatgagagagcgtGTGTAATATGGAGGGATCAGACCAAGTTGGGTTGTTTTCTcgggagcagcagaggctgaggggagacctgacagaggtttatCTTTTTTTTGAACAAAATAAGCTTCATTCATAATAAAAAATTCtttacaagaataaactgttAAATGCCTTTTCATTCCTTAAATTCCGACTCAATGCTTTTTGGACTGTTCTATTACATTCATACACATCAATAACGCAGCTGCCAGTCGTATACTGTTACAATAATAACTGAGGGGCTTCCTCCCTCAacccaacccctccctctccaGCAGGAGAATAACCCTtccactgtggtccttccccactaaGCTACACCAAGCTTCAGTGGGCCCCTCAGCACGTGCTCCAGCAGACCGGAATGCACTAGTCTAGCACTTTCCCACAGACATCTCCACGCGCAGGCAGACCACAGGGCATCTTTCACCGAGCTGACGCTCTGCCAGCAGCACTTGATGTTTGTCTCCGAGTGTGGCCCTGGGAAGCAGCCCGGGGGTCAGAGAGTCCCCTGCCATGTATCTGCTTGGGGTGAAATGCGACGCAGGCTcttgcacaaacaagagaaaatctgcagatgctgatctGCGTCACCCagaactcccagtggccacccattttaattctgcttcctattcccattccaatatgtccatccatggcctcctccactgttgtgatgagatcacacttaggttggaggaacaacaccttatgttccgtttgcgtagcctccaacctgatagtatgaacatcgatttctcaaacttccggtgtTGCCCCACCCCccgttcaccattccccatccccttttccctctctcaccttaatctccttgcctgcccatcgtctccctttggtgctcctcccccctttttctttcttccatggccttctgtctctttcaccaatcaacttcccagctctttacttcatccctcctcctccaggtttcacccatcacctggtagttctctctcccctctccccaccttttaaatctactcctcagctttttttctccagtcctgctaagggcttttggcctgaaacattgactgtacatttttccacagatgcagcttggcctgctgagttcctccagcatttcgtgtgtgttgaaTGCAGGCTGTTTCATCTTTCTGCACATCTTTTTTCCCAAACCCACAGTCTGCAAAGAAGTGAGTTACTCTCTGTTCCTCACGACAGTCATCCTCTGGGAATGATGTTCTGCCATACAGGAAGAATCTGAGTGAGAAGGCCCATCTCACCACCAGCCAGGCAAGGGCTTGCTTCTTGCTGGTGAGgcctggtgatgaggcattctggaGATGGCCTGGACAGTTTGCTCAGGGAagcaccccactgtgtccatcgaGTCCTTCTCCTACAGTGCCTGCAGGATATtctgtgctgaccactgtctgatgGTCTTGTGGTCAAAGGTGTTGGGGCAGAAGAACTTTTCCATGAAGGATAGGTAGTGCGGCAACATCTAGCTGATTGGGACATTGTATGGAAAGGGGGCCAGACCTATCCTCACAACACCAGATTCCACACACAGTCTGATGCAGTCACACACAAGGGTTTTCCCCCTGTTGTCCAGGCACTTGTGCTTTGTGACCTGTCTGACCCGCTCCATTTTGGATTTGCAGATGAACCTGAAGACAGCTCAGGTGATTCCCAAGCTGGAGGAGGAAGGGATAGACCACACCTGCACCAAGTTCAGTGGCCCTGAGAGCACCTTGCGCCTGACGACCAGGTTCTTCCCAGTTCAGGAGCGCCCTCCACATGGTCCCAAGTTTGTTTTACCTTCCCAGTCAGATTTTTTGTTGCACACCTTGGCCCCCGTGCACCAGATCCCCAGCAGCTTCACACAACCAGACCTGACAGTGAAGGGGACTCCGGATCGGTCGGGCCAGTTGCTGAAGAGCAGGGCCTCACTCTGGCTGCTGATGCCGACCCGAGCTGGTCACGGGTGCTGATTAATCTGCAAACCGACCTTGGATCCGAGCAGAAGACAGTGATGTTGTCCACGTACAGGGAGGTTCAGAAGTTtgtaagatcatgagaggcatagatagaataggcAGCCTGTATTTTTTTCCCTGGATTGAAATGTCCAACAGAGCGGGAAAGAGATGTGTGGGACAATTTTTTTTACACGGAGTGCTAGGAATGCgctgctgggtgggggggggggggtggcagtgtggtagaggcagatgtgaTAGCTCATGTTGAAGAGTCTTTCAGATAGGCACAGgaatacgcagagaatggagggatatggaccagtgGCAGCCAGAAGGTTTCAGTTTAATCAggcaaggaagtctgcagatgctggaaatctggagcaacacacacactcgaaacgctggaggaactcagcaggtcaggtagcatctacagaaCTGAATGAACGGTCGACGTTTTGGGTGGAGAACTCAGCTTACTTAGCTTGGCACAACACTGTAGGGGAAGAGCCTGCTCCTGCAGAGTATGGTTCTGTACTCTAGATGTAATTAGCCTTGTTTGAAAGTACACCGAATCCTCCACGTGGCGGTGCACAGTTTCTGCACTCCCAAATGCTGGTTACTGGAGCTTCGGAGGACGATGGCGCCCAAGGGCGACTTCTTTGCtttcatcttcagaaacagctcgaTTTCTGTCTTTGATATCGCTTTCTTTCCCTCTCAAttttttttgaagaccctgacttggagctacacgctgacttcggttctttgcggatTCAGGGCCAGTGCTGCCtcctggtgtgtcgtgggagtacaTGGAATATTGAAAGCCGTGAGCTgcctgctggctgtgtgcccggagacccgagttctttgggcacggagctcggaaaaagtgacgcaacagacttttaacactgtAGATCggcaagttgttttgttatgtcacccctctcgctgtgaaacggggtcacctctttttcccttattagagagagagagagagagcgagcctggggtatgtcaaattaccaggtgaacgagtagtctttgggatactgcaagtctgggtctttattgctgctttgctgcatgcttgagtgctcggtggggggtgtcgatgctttttgctggtgtgggggtggggCTTGGGGGgtgtcgttgctttgctgctgcttgtgtgtgggagggggagctttggggagctaacatttaattgtcatttattCTTCAGGGCACTCCTCCATTTTTGTGGATGCTTGcaaaggaaaagaatttcaggatgtctattgtatgcatttctctgacactaaatatacctattgaaacctattgattatTTGATTGTCCCAGAGTTAATCTGACCCAGAGAGAGGTTAATTGCATCTATGCTGGCTCCTAAAAGTACAATTTTGTCCATCCCACTCCCACTCttaacttccctgtaactctgcaGCTCATTCTCCCTCATGCCCACCAACTTCCTCCTGACTTTCCTCCCCGCGAGGGATAATTTACCCGCAAGCCTGTGGGATGTGGGATgagacccacacagtcacaatCTGCAGTCTCCACATACAGACAGCTCCAGAGGTCGGGGGGTTACACATTTGGCACGTACGGCCGAGCAAGGATCTCTGTGCCAATGCTGCCACTAACAAAAACATGGAGTCACGAATATAAGAGAGTCGCAATTACATCCGGTTGGGAATCGAAGAGAAACACttttactcagtgagtgatagGAATTTGGGGCTCACTCCCTCTGGGAGGGGTTGAGGTGATATGTATTTAAGGGGTATCTGGAGAAATGCTTGATGAACAGAGAGATGAGGAGGTGGGTGGGACAGGTCAGTGTgagaggaatcttggggtgcaTTACTAACGCTAACACAGCTGAGCTGAAAACGCTGGGCTTAAGTTACTGATCTGGTTGGTATTTGGTGCGTCAAGAGGCAAGAGCTTGAGTGCTGGGGAATTTGATAATTAGCTTTATTTCATGCTTTTGGTTCTTCTGTAAGAATGATTTGGCCCATTTGTTTCCTGCTACAGTGGTTACCTATAGGCAGATGGAGAATGTGATGATTCATTAAATAAATCTGGTTAAAATGCTAGCATTAGTAATAATGATTGTGATTGTTGTAACCCCATTGGTTTACTGTTGTCCACCAGCTCCTTGTGCTCCTGACCCATCCATATGGATGATCAAAGTGGATGTCTCCTTGCTGAGGACTActtagggatggacaataaatgctggcgtTGCTGGCAACATCTGATCccctgaatgaataaataaaaataaggatGATATTACAGTGTGGTGAAATCATTTGAACCCTGAGGTTTCCCTCAGGGAAAGGAAATCAGAAATTTAAGGACATggacttaaggtgagaggggaaaagacctgagaggcaacttcttcatgcagagcaacacacacaaaatgctggaggaactcagcaggtcaggctgtcgacatttcggccgaggatcttcatcaggactgatgaggggtctcagcctgaaacgctgaccatttacttttttccatagatgctgcttggcctactgagttcctcaggctttttgtgtgtgttgctcggatttccagcatctgcagacgttGGCGTGCTTGCTCTTCATGCAGAGGCTGAAGAGGgggtgccagaggaagtggttgaccTTGTACAATAACAACATCTAAAAGACATCTGGACAAGAACAcggacaggaaagatgtaaggaaTGTGGACCCAAGTTGGGAAAATGAGTCTAGCTTAGattggcatcttggtcagcatgaacaAGTTGGGGCAAAGGTACTTTCTTCATGCTGAATTACTGTATAACTTCCAGTATTATATCGGTGTCCAGATTTTGGCAATGAGTTACGAACTTGAGGCAGTGCAATGGAGATTTATCTAAGGGATGAGGAACTTTGATAAGGTGCAGAGACTGTGGTTGAGGTTTGAACAGAGAAGGCCAGTGTGAAATTTAATTGGGGTGCTCAATATTATGAAATATTTCGATAAGTTAAATAAAGATTTGGTTTCTAGATGAGTAACCAGGGCAGCATAAGTGGAAAAACTCCCAAGGCATGAGGAGAAGCATTACTGTTGATGTTGAGAGTGAATGTGGGATGTGCTGCCTGAAAGGGTGGAGGAGTCAGATTTACTGGAAGTTTCAGGGGGGAAATTGGATGAAATACCATAAAATGGGGCATCTGCAGGGCTGTGGAGATTGGATCTAATTGGTAAGGCCACAGTGGGCTGAGTGGTCTCTGTGTGCAGTGGAAGTCCAAGAAATATTGGAGAGCTGTCTGCAACTTGAGCTATATCACATAGCTGAATGGGTGTAATAGTCTCAGTTATCCTTTGATCAGTGAGCAGTATTATGGGGATATGGTTCTATTGTGCTGAGGTTGCCTTTCAattatttgcagtttgagtcactTAATTCACAGCAGATAAATTATTTACCAGTTTTTTTTCCGGAAAACTGTCGGCTATTCACAATATCTGAACGAAACATTGCTCAGGATTTATCACCATGGACGCTTGATCTCAATCATTTACGATCacattatttattgattattttacTCTGCCCTCTCGTGTTCTGGGTTTGATGACACTATCTGCTAATGTTCAGTTAATGGATTGTGTCTTGGTTTAACAGCCTGGGTAGACATTAATCTTCAAAGCTAACAATCATTAAGAGAGATGGCAATGAATGTTTTCCACTACTTTAGCCACTTCTGAGAACTTGTATTCAATCCAGGCCAAATCATCCTGGCAGAGTCGTTCTAAATCCTTGCTGGTGGTCATCCAGCAATCCTGAACACTAACTTGCTTATAgcacaaaaaaaatcagattaaTAGAGCAATTTCAACCTCACAAGAGCTAACCTTGCATAAAACTTTTTGATGTTTTTGCTTTGTACTGTCTGATTAGCTGCATTATTGAGTAGCTGGATTTAAGGCTGCCAGAATTCTGTGCGTTTAATGACTTCTAATAGATCAAAAACATAACAGGAACAACTATTGTGCTTTTAGAATGGCCAAACTTCGCCCGGCCTATTTACTCAAACTTTAGCAAAGTTTAATACTGAGCCTCATCAGGGGAACTTAAAAGCAGGTGACCAAAAGCTTGGCAAAGAGCAGGCTGAACTGAAAGGTGGGGAGGTCTAGGGACGGAATTCCGGAGCTAGGGACTTTGACAGGTGAAGGCATGGCTGCCAGTGGTGACTAAATCTGGGGATAATCAGCTGCAAAATTGGAGGAGTGCAGAAAGCTCAGGGCCATTGTGGGTGGTAAGAGGGGGtggagggttttttttttgtcagaATGATAAGAATTTTATAACTGAGGCCTAAACTAGGAGCTAGTACGAGTCAGTGTGCATGGTCGTGTGGGATCATTAGGGCTTGGAGGGGATGAGGACAAGTAGTCAGCAGAGTTTTGGATGTCCTCATGTTTGTGGAGGAGGCTAAACACCATGGGATAGTCAAATGGCGCAAGGCGTCACCAACTTATTGTAGAGACTTAGagtcgtacagcacagaaacaggtccctgCTCCGTCCCTACCAAGATTCCCtcaaagctagtcccatttgcccacatttgaccCAAGTTCCTTGAAAAccttcttatccatgtaccttaCATTTAAATATGGTTAAACTTGTGTTGTGTCACCTCCCCTTCTCTGATCACAATCAACCAATGGAGAACAGATCTGACAGACACACCTGTATCAGGCGAGCAGCATTCTGGACCGCATCTTCCCCACCAAAAACGTAGAGGCGTTGGTTGACAGCCGCGGTAGCTGGgtgcagcacagcaacaggcatGGGAGCCATTCTTTCCCAGATTCCAAAAACGCTGTCATACCTGTGCAACGTGTCCAGTATCTCCTGACTGGGCCCGATCCCTCCTAGAGAGAAAATATAATTCACATGCGCGAGGGTCTGATGGGAATAACAGGGAAAAGGCATGTCTTTCTCGGTCCGCCAGTGGTTCATCTTAAAGGAGAAACTATAAACTCTTGCACTCGCAGTTCTCTTCTTGTTGCTAATGATCAGTCCTCCAAGGACGTACACGTTCCTGTGTAAGCAAACGCAAGAAGCTTTATAAAGATGTACAGGAAGCTTTGAGAGGGCGCGCCATTGCTGGTCCATATAATTATACAAGAAAACCTCTCTCGTGGTCCCTTGGTTGCTCTTCCTACCTCCAATGGTGACAAGGAACTCCTGGGAAGCACACCTACGTGGTAAGTGCACCAAGGGTGTACTGTTGGGGCTGTTTGCAGGGCTCAGAGAAAATAGTAACCTGAGGGCTGACTCCAAAATGCCCCTGCAAACAGGTGAACCTTGGATGAAGGGGTTGTTGGCGATGAAGTGGAAGAGGTAGGTGGGGTGCACATACTGGAGTCGCACCTTCTCGAGGAGCTCATGTGCGTGGTGCTGCCGGGTCTCCGGGTCGTGACGGATCCAGGCAGACAGGGTGTCAAATACCTGCTCTTCTTCGGCGCGGAGCTCGTCGTCCCCGAGGTAGCCCGCGAGCTCAGTGCAGGAGAGCTCCTGGAGCTCCTCCGTGGTTGCCACCTCCAGGAAGTGCTCCAGAGCCATTTTCTTCGCCTGCCTCTCCAGACTCCTGCAGCTGAACACCTGCGCAAGCCTCACCATGCCAAGGCAGTTGTCAGCGGTTAACTGACCTTGCAGGTATGTCGAGCAAGCCTCAAACACTTTGGGGTACTGGTAAACGGCAGCCGCTTCCATCAAATAGAAAACGTTTGCCGCATTTACGGTAATCTCCCCTGTATACACATAATCCACAAGCAGAGCCAGAATGTCCCCATCGATCCCCAACAGATGGACCCGCCTGAGGAAACTTTCTCTGAAGTTGTGACAAAACATAGCCCAGAAGTAGGGACTACTAGACGCCAGGACACTTCGGTGACAAGGCAGTTCTTTCCCCCCAGCACAGAGAATTACATCAGTCAAGGTCTCTTCACGACGCAGTGTATTAAGCTGTTTCAATAATTGGTGAGACAGGTCCATttctttgaactgaaaagagTTGTGAAGAACTGTAGGTTCATTCAtgctgtaaaacaaaaaaaagaattaGACATGAAAGATAGCCCAGATCTTTTTGAGCAGAAGTTTTATGGCGCACTTTATCCATTTGTTTTCAGCTTGCTTCAGGAAGAATTAATAATGTGAACATTCTCTAAGTGAATCCACACCAACAACAAAGTTCAAGGATGTGGGTTGATTACGGATAGCAAAACATTCTTGAGCAGGGGTGCCCAACCTGGTTAATGGGAAGGGTCCACGGCATAacaaagtttgggaacccctggtctagagagTTTCACTTGTTTTACAAATATTTGATGCTGTTTGGCTTAGTTGGCTGAGTCTTTAAATTTTATAGCCTATTTGTGAAAGATaattaacagaaaaaacataattaacaaaaaaagattgtgggatgtGCTAAGTCATCACCATGCACTAAGTTGTAATCTAGAACACTTTGCCTGAAAGGAGAATGAAATCATATTCTGTGTGGATTTTCAAAAGAGAGATGGCTGAAGGAGTAACATTTACAAGGCTTTGCTGAAAAAGGAAGGGATGTAGGGTTACCTGAAGGGTCAAAAAACTAGCTTCAACCTCTGTGGAGAGACCTGTCCAGGTTAGACATTCTGCTCCAATCTGGACATGTTGAGTGCTAGTAGCATGGGTTCATGCCAGGAGAGCCTCCAGTTGTCAAGGAAACTGAGGCATGAAACACTCACCCCCCAAAAAAGAAACATACACCTCTCTTGCAAAGTTATTACACTGGAAACTGAGGCACAATAGCTATTGGTCTAGCAATCAGGGCTGTCACCATTGAGTTTAAATCACATTACAGAAGTTGGTAAATTTAAATTGAACTAATAAAACAAAGTAAATTTCAGCAGTGACAACCATGAAGTTGCTGGATTATCAAGAAAACTAATGTACTTCAGAGGTGAGCATCTGCTGTCTTTACCTTGTCTGGCCGATATGTGATCCCAGATCAACCAATGTGACCTGAGAGGTAATTGGGAATGGACAATAAATTTCATTGTTTCCAGGGACATCCAATTCCATAATTGAAATGATTTACCTTCTAATTGTCATTGGCCCCAGAGGAGAACGAAACAGTGGTCAAAACTATGGGAAGAAATTAACTGGTTTGTCGTGTAGAGTTCTGGTTTCTGATCAGCCAGTGTACCTGAAACAATTTGAACAATTTGATGGGGTTGGTTATTGTATCTCCTAGTTCCGGAGCTAAATTATTTTTCTGTTTGTCCAGTGAGGTAAAATGATTTCCTGGTTATAGAGTTGTCGactcatacagcacagaacaggccctttgattcAACTGGTCCATACCACCCAAGGTGCCCATCATAACTGGTCCCATTTGTCCACGTTTGGGCCATGTCCCTCTACACCTTCACTTGAACGTCTGACTGAGAGGCACCCCAAATAGTAATGGCATTTAAGTCAGTTATATCTGTTTTCCAGTAACTAAGTGACACTTCAGAAATTAATGCCTTTCAGGCATGAAGTCAAATTGACATGATATTAGACTCATTCATCCTTTATCCTCCAAGCTTACTAACACCACGTAGACACTAGGTCCCAATAAGGCCTCTTAATGTCAGCAACAAAGAGGAACTACTCAAGATTGCACTGTGGAGAGGTAGAATGTGAAGGAACCATTATCACATTTAAATAACATTTGCCCAAATTTTCAACCCTGTTCTTTACCCCCTAATCTATTCCTTCCCAAAACACTACAAGGTGCACCCTAATTCCCTAGGGAAATCAGAACTTAAACGAAGAAGGACACTTTACTCGTTggaatggatgtaagtgcaaacACAACTCCTCATGTGGAAGAAACAATTAGTCAAGGAACCTTACCTCCTACATAAAACAATCCTATTCCCCAATAATATTGGTGAGTCAACATTATTTTCAAACCAATTGGCAAAGACCAAAAGGTTATGAGCTTGAAGAAAGACACACGGAGCGAGTTTTGACATGCTTACACATCTCTTGAAGATTATTAAATTACCTGACTTCCAGGGTTAATGATGTCCAGAGTCCTTTCCAGGGCTAATAGCATTGAATTTTCCTCTTTACACCTTCTTTGCTGGTGGTCAAAGGTGCAAACACAGCAGGAGAATGAAAAGGCCTTTCTGTGGTGGTTTCAGTAAAATTTCCCTGAATTAATGTTCCAGATTTGTTAATAAGTAGACAGCCTTGCTTTGAAACTTGTATTTAGATCAGCTCTCAGACACAAAACATTACTTACATTCCCAGACTATTAATAGACCAGCATACACTTTCAACTAACAGCACATGTGACATCGCACTTGTTTGTGCTGCTGGTAAGATAAGACATGCAATGTTTTGATGTCGCCTCTGAGGCAGGGTGGTCTGATATTTACAGACTTTGGAGGGTCCATCTCCATCCACTCTAAGCTTGGGACATATCCAGAAAGGATGGATTGATCTAGTACCAAACCTGGATTAATTTCCCCAAACAGGAGTTTCTACTCAAACTTCAAAATATAACCTTGTTTTCGATATGGTTTGTTTCTCTTGACTACTGTGTGTTCTGATGTTGCTACTGGACAGGAGATCAATCCCACAGATCAATGCAACAGTGTTATAGCAACATAccacacagaaaaagaatcttcaTCCCAGCGTGTTCATGCCAACCAAAATGCCTGcctgagctggtcccatttgccagcaGCTAGCCAATATCCTTCTAAACCCTtttcatctatgtacctgtcccgTTGCCTTTTAAATTTTACAATTGTACCCATCTCTACCTCTTCCTCATTCCACATACTCTGATGTTGCCAGGGTCTCGAGGGGCTGAATTATAGGAGGGAGGGGAACGGCTTGGCACACTAGGACTTTATACGTCAGAGTGTAGGAGACAGAGTGATGACCTAATAAAGGTGTAAAAGGTCATGTGGGGCATAGAAAGGATGAATACACCCAGGGAAAgagaatcaaaaactagagggcagaggtttaagatgagaggggaagatTTTTCtcccaaacttccagtaattgcccccccacttcaccattccctattcccaattccctctctcacattatttcttcacctgcctatcacctccctctggtgctcttcccccttccttttcttccatgttcttctcccctctcctatcagatttcccccttctccagccctttatctctttcaccagccaactccccagctctttacttcaccccttacccctctcctggtttcccctaccacctgtcaccttgtcctgcttcctcccctcccccaccctctttcTCTGACATCTcatctttccagtcccgatgaagggtctcggctcgtaacgtcgactatactcttctccatagacgctgcctggccggctgagttcctccagcatcttgaatGTGTTGTAAAGTTCAAAGGGACCCGAGGGGCAAGGGGTTGGTGCATttatggaacaagctaccaggtAATCTGGTAGGGGTGGGTACCATCAAACAAATGAAATGCATTTGGATACACATGCATAGGAAAGGGCGAGACCATTGAACCATCTGAGGAACGTGGACCAAACATGGGTAAACAGGACTAATTTAGAACAGTATCTTGGTTAGCACAGTCAGACTAGGTCAAAGgtcctgtttccgtgttgtattaCTTCACGGCTCTGGAAGTATCTTGAATAGCAAATATCATCCCTTTAAAATCACATCTGAATGGAGGCTTCTCTGCTGGAGTGCCGGGGCATTGAGTACAGGGGacggggtgttatgttgaagttgtgtaagatgttgacGAGGCCTGATTTAGAGCATCGTGTGCTGCTCTGTTTACCTACCTACTGGGAAGATATCaacaaggatgtttctgggaattgaggacttgagttatagggaaaggttgaataggctaggactttattccctagagcatagaagaatgaggactgatttgatagaggtatgcaaaattatgaggggtataggtagagtaaatgcaagcaggctttttccgctgaggtgggtgagactagaacgagaGATCTtaggttaaggctgaaaggtgaaatatatgaggggaacctgaggagaaactccttcactcagaggatgggggACTGCCGGTGAAAGTAGAggatgtaggtttgatttcaatattgaagagaaatttggataggtacaaatgtaggagggatatggacagttaTGGTACAGGTccgggtcgatgggactaggcagataggTGGTTCAACAGAGACTGgatggacagaagggcctgtttctgggctgtggtACTCTATGCCTCTATAGGTTCTCACACTTTGCTAAACCTACCCCAGCAAGTGGGCAAAACCCATGAGACTGACTCAGCAGCAGGAGTTGAGCCCAGGATGGTATTGGAAAACATGACCCATTGGGTCCCGGTTTGATAGGTTCCTGTGGAAGGGAAAAGGAAATGAAGGGTGGCAATACATGTTGGCACATGATAACAGGGCAGGGATTTGGGTAAAGCAGCTGAAATGCCATTGCAACTGGTAGGATTTCCTGCTCTTCGGCGAACAATAGAGGCATCATATGATTTCCAAACAGAAGCGAAGGAGCTGGAGGAGGCCATCTTCTTCTGAGATGTCAGTGTTACTTCTGATTTATTTCTAACAGTTAGACTGTCTTCTCAAACCAGTCGCTCGCTGGTTAAATATTGTGCCACTTGTTCTTGGGGTGGAAGTGTGTTTGTGTGGTCCCAGTGCCAGGAAACTGTTCATCTTGGCCACAGCCCAGCCGAGCAGAGGAGACATCATGGAAAATACCATCAGTCACTCTGTACCCTGTACTGCAGTTGACCCACATATAGACTGTTGGTCGCTAAAGAGTCCTTTGGCTCTGATCCACGTTACAATGTGATTGTCAACAACAACAGTTGGCTGGCTCTCCTCGGGCTGAATAACTTTGTGGTAAACCCATTCCCTCCAGCAGAGGGTGACTCAGTAAAGGTCTGGTAGAGATCACGTCCCATGCTGTGCTACTTAGTGAATTAAAAGGGGTGATTCTTTATTTTATTCAACCCGACACATTGGTTTTTTTTAGAAGTCTATTTCATCCATTTTCTATATATTCGTTTTGACTCCACATCTGGGCATTTCTGCTGCTGATTTGTTATTGCTACACAGTGGACACAGTAAAGACGCTGTTGACACATGCGATCTGGACGGATCATGGCATACATATTTAGTTGGGGTAGTGAGAAGAGACACAATGCAGAATGTAgtgtagcagctacagagaaattCCGTCT
This sequence is a window from Hemitrygon akajei chromosome 1, sHemAka1.3, whole genome shotgun sequence. Protein-coding genes within it:
- the klhl38a gene encoding kelch-like protein 38, whose product is MNEPTVLHNSFQFKEMDLSHQLLKQLNTLRREETLTDVILCAGGKELPCHRSVLASSSPYFWAMFCHNFRESFLRRVHLLGIDGDILALLVDYVYTGEITVNAANVFYLMEAAAVYQYPKVFEACSTYLQGQLTADNCLGMVRLAQVFSCRSLERQAKKMALEHFLEVATTEELQELSCTELAGYLGDDELRAEEEQVFDTLSAWIRHDPETRQHHAHELLEKVRLQYVHPTYLFHFIANNPFIQGSPVCRGILESALRLLFSLSPANSPNSTPLVHLPRRCASQEFLVTIGGRKSNQGTTREVFLYNYMDQQWRALSKLPVHLYKASCVCLHRNVYVLGGLIISNKKRTASARVYSFSFKMNHWRTEKDMPFPCYSHQTLAHVNYIFSLGGIGPSQEILDTLHRYDSVFGIWERMAPMPVAVLHPATAAVNQRLYVFGGEDAVQNAARLIQVYNISRNIWFRMETRMVKNICGPAAVVGDRIIVIGGYTRRTIAFDAKSSQFIKCADLKERKMHHGATVVNNKVYVTGGRYITSDHTIEDSDAFDCYDPETDSWTSKGSLPHKLFDHGCLTLQSISYKPNTL